The following is a genomic window from Amycolatopsis cihanbeyliensis.
ATCCATTCTGGACAATCCTGAACCGTCCACGATGAACAGCTCGTTCGGATCGACACCCATGGACGGCAAGGAGCTCCCGACAGCCTCGACGCCGGCGGGCCAGGTGCCACGGTCGCTTTCCGCCTTACCCATGGCTTTCACCAGTGTCTCGGCGTGCATGTTGTTGGACAGCTTCAGGAACGGGGTGAGCAGCTCACCGACCGCCATGGACCGGTGCTCGGCCAGCACGCGCGCCCCGGTGGGTGTCACGCCGCCGGCGGTCTCCCCCAGCACCCGGACACCGTGCCGGGCCAGCGCATCGCGGAAGACCGCGGCGGCCAGGCCGGTCGGTTCCCACACCGCGCGGTAGGCCCGCACCGGCGCGCCACCCTCCGGGATGGAGCCGCTCACGGTGATGATGTTGTCACCGTGAGCCCGCCGTACGCCGATCCGGGCCGGCTGCCCCGGCGCGGAGGTGGTGGCGCTGTTGACCACCTCGACATAGTCGTTCGCCGGCTCCAGCTCGACCTCGGCAGGCGCGCCCCGGCGGCCCGGGGTGACCCGCACGACGATCGAGCCCGCGTCGTAGTCGGTGTCCGGGGCGATGGTCAGCGCGGAGGTCTGCGCGTTGTAGTAGTACGGCTCGTCGTCCCATGCCCAGCCGGTGCCGAGCCGCACGTCGTCGAAGAAGCTGTCGTCGGCCACCAGCCGACCCCGCACCACCCGCACCCCGCTGTCCGCGATCTCGGCGGCCAGCGCCTGGTAGTCGGCGGCCAGCATGGTCGGGTCGCCCCCGCCACGCAGGTACAGATCGCCGGACAGCACCGGGCCGGACCGGCGGGCCGTCGAGGCGACGGTGGTGCGGAAACGGTGCCCCGGCCCGAGTCGTTCCAGCGCCGCGGTGGTGGTGAGCAGCTTGCCGGTGGACGCGGGCTGGCGCCGCTGCCGGCTCCGCCGGTCGAAGAGCACCTCGCCGCTGTCCGCCCGGCGCACGATCAGGCCGACATCGGCCCCGGCGAAGGCCGGGTCGGCGAGGATCGCGGACAGGTCCCTGCCGAGCGGGTTGTCCGATTCGGCGGTGGGGGCCCCGACCGGGACGATCACCAGCGCGCAGAGCAGGGCGGCCGGCAGCACGAACCGCCAACCGGAACGCCACGGACGGGACATCGGCAACCCCCGGATATTCGATGGAAGGCCACGGATAGTAGCGACTCACCAACGGCTCGGCTACCCCGTCAGTCCAGCACCCGCAACAGCCCTTCCTGCACCACGGTGGCGATCAGGGTGCCGTCGGCGGTGAAGAACCTGCCGGTGGCCAGGCCACGGGCACCGGAGGCGCTCGGCGAGGCACAGTCGTACAGGAACCACTCGTCCGCCCGGAACGGCCGGTGGAACCACAGCGCGTGATCCAGGCTGGCACCCAGCACCCTGTCCAGATCCCAGTAGACCCCGTGCCGGGCGAGCACGGAGTCCAGCAGGGTCATGTCCGAGGCGTAGGTCAGCACGCAGACGTGCAGCAGTTGCTGGTCGGGCAACCGGCCGTCGGCCCGCATCCACACCCGGTTGCGGGCCTCGCGCTCCCCGCTCTCCCTGGTCACCCACGGTGGGTCGTTGACGTAGCGCAGGTCGATCGGGCGGGGCTGGGCGTGGATCCCGAGCCGGTCGGCGTAGCCGGCGGCCCGCTCGGCCAGGGTCGGCAGCGACTCCGGCCCGGGCACCTCCGGCATGGCCTCGGCGTGCTCGACCCCGGGTTCCTCCCGCTGGAAGGAGGCGGACAGCGAGAAGATCGCCTTGCCGTGCTGGATCGCGACCACCCGGCGGGTGGTGAACGAGCGCCCGTCCCGGATCCGATCCACCTCGTAGACGATCGGCACGCTCGGGTCGCCACCACGGATGAAGTAGGCATGCAGCGAGTGGACCTTCCGCTCCTCCGGCACGGTGCGCCCGGCCGCGACCAGCGCCTGGCCGGCGACCTGGCCACCGAAGACCCGGACCGGGGAGTGCGCGGGACTCACCCCGCGGAAGATGTTCTCCTCGATCTTCTCCAGATCCAGCAGGCCGATGAGCCGGTCGAGCACCGGCTGCCCACCGGCCTCATGGGCGGTGTCCAGCGCCGAGGCGGCGTCCCTCGCGAGTTCGGTCACGCTGCCAGACCTTACGCGGCGCGGCTGCTTACCGGCTGTTCAGGCGTGATCCTCTTCACCGAGCCGGTGCACCCGGATCAGGTTGGTGGAGCCGACCGTCCCCGGCGGGGAGCCCGCGACGATCACCACCAGGTCGCCCTCCTGATGCCGCCCCATCTCCAGCATCGCGTGGTCGACCTGGCGGACCATCTGGTCGGTTGAGTCCACCGCGGGCACGATCCTGGTCGCGGTGCCCCAGGTGAGCGCGAGCTGGCTGCGCACGCTCTCCTCCGGGGTGAAGGCCAGCAACGGCAGGCGGGTGTGCAGCCGGGCGAGGCGCCGCACGGTGTCCCCGGACTGGGTGAACGCCACCAGCGCCTTCGCGTTCAGCCGCTCCCCGATGTCCCTGGCGGCGTAGGAGATGACCCCGCGCTTGGTCCGCGGCACATGGCTCAGCGGCGGCACCGCGGGCGAGTCGCGCTCCACGGCCTCGACGATCCGGCTCATCGTCTCCACCGTCTCGATCGGGTACCGCCCGACACTGGTCTCGCCGGAGAGCATCACCGCGTCGGCGCCGTCCAGCACGGCGTTGGCGACGTCCGAGGTCTCGGCGCGGGTCGGCCGGGAGTTGTTGATCATCGAGTCGAGCATCTGGGTGGCCACGATGACCGGCTTCGCGTTCTCCCGCGCGATCTGGATCGCCCGCTTCTGCACCAGCGGCACCTGTTCCAGCGGCAGCTCGACGCCGAGGTCGCCGCGGGCGACCATCACCCCGTCGAAGGCGAGCACGATCGCCTCGAGGTTGTGCACCGCCTCGGGCTTCTCCAGCTTGGCGATGATCGGCAGCCGCTTCCTGCCGAGCCGGTCCATGACCTGGTGTGCCTGGTCGATGTCGGCCGGCGAGCGCACGAACGACATGGCCACGAAGTCGACGCCGAGCCCGAGCGCGAACTCCAGGTCCTCGATGTCCTTCTCGGACAGCGCGGGCACCGACACGTCCATGCCCGGCAGCGAGACGCCCTTGTTGTTGCTGACCTGGCCGCCCTCGGTGACCTCGCAGACCACGTCCGGCCCCTCGACATCCTGGACCACCATGGCGACCTTGCCGTCGTCGACCAGCAACCGGTCGCCGGGCTTGGCGTCCTCGGCGAGGCCCTTGTAGGTGGTGGAGACCCGGTCGTGCGTGCCGTCCACGTCCTCGACGGTGATCCGCACGACGTCGCCGGTCCGCCACTCCACCGGCCCGCCCGCGAAGGTACCGAGCCGGATCTTCGGACCCTGCAGGTCGGCGAGGATGCCGACCGCCTTGCCCGTTTCGGCCGCCGCGTTGCGGACCATGTCGTAGACCTGCTTGTGGTCCCGGTGACTGCCGTGGCTGAAGTTCATCCGCGCGACGTCCATGCCGGCGTCGACGAGGGCTCGTACCTTCTCCGCCGTGGCGGTCGCCGGGCCCAGGGTGCATACGATCTTCGCTCGTCGGCTCACGCCTATAGAGCCTAAACCCTCTGCGCCATCCAGTCTGTACCGATCCCGAAATCGATCCACCCGCGTTGACAACTCGTAACCGGATGTTCTCGCAATGCATCCGATGTCCGCATCGAGCGCCGGGGTCAGCGTCTCGGGAGCTCGCTCACCCCGACGTGGTCCCGCGCCCACTCGTTGAACGGCCGCACCTGCCGCCAGGCCGCGCGCACCCGGTCGAGACAGCCGCGCTCGTGCAAGGCGTCGTCCGGCTCCCAGGTGTGCACCGCATACAGCGACTTGTGCCGCAGCAGCTCGATCCGGGGATGGTCGGCGGCGAACCCGCGTGGCTTGGTCCGCAGTGCCTCGCCCGCGATCGTCCACCCGGCCGCGCGGAGCCGGTCGAGAATGCCGGCCAGGCTCTCCCCGTGCAGCTCCGTGTCCACCGCGCGCCGGAAGGCGGCCAGCTGGTCGGTGGCCAGGTGGAAGCAGCCACCGCCGACCCGTAGCCCGGCCGGGCCCACCTCGACGTAGTAGGCGCCACCTCCCCTGCCCTGCTCGATCACCCCGCCGCAGTGGGTCTTGTAGGGACGCTTGTCCTTGCTGAAGCGCACATCGCGGTGCGGGCGGAACACCTTGCCCTTGCCGAAGCCGTCGCCGAACTCCGGTTCCAACTCCGCCAGCAACGCCTCCATCGGCGCGCGCACGTCGTCGCGGTAGGTCCGCACGTTGGCGTTCCAGTAGGTCTTGGAGTTGTCCGCGACGAGCCCGTCGTAGAAGTCGATCGCGTACTCACCGAAACCGTCGAAGCTCACCAGGGCACGATAGTGCGCGGGTAGGACACCGCGAACACGCCGTCCGGCCGGTCCAGCCACACCCGGTGCCGCCCGCCCTCGCTCACCGTCAGGCCGAACCGGTCCCAGCCGGGCCGCCCGAGGCGCCGCCAGGAGTCGTGCGCCCGCTCGAACTCCGTCCAGATCGCGACCGCGAACACCCGGTCGCCGACCACGACTCGGCTTCACCAGAGAGGGCGTCCTGCGCGATCACGTGTTCACCAACGGCGCGTGGCGGGATTCGGTGCTGTTCTCGATGCTCGCCCCGGAGTGGACCAGGCGGTAGCTCCGGCTCGAAGGGCGCCGCATGTGTCACGATGACGCGTGTGACCACGACCAACCAGCGCGAGTACGGCGGGATGTCCGCCGATGCCCGCAAGGCGCGGCGGCGGGCGGAGCTGCTGCGGGCCGGGTTGGACCTGCTCGGCACGGCGGGCATGCCGGGCCTGACGGTGCGCGGGGTGGTGGACCGGGCGCAGCTCGCGCCGCGCTACTTCTACGAGAGCTTCAGCAACATCGACGAGCTGGCGATCGCCGTGTTCGACCAGGTCGTGCGGGAGATGATCGACACCGGCCTGGCCGCGATCGCCGAGGCGGGGACGACCCTCCGTGCGCGGGTGCACGCGGGGCTCGGCGCGGTGGCCGGGTTGCTGACCGGGGATCCGCGCAAGGGCCGGGTGCTGCTGATCGAGTCGATGGCCAGCCCGGTGCTCGCGCCCCGGCGGCAGGAGGCCGCGGGCACGATCGCGCGGCTGGTCGCCGAGCAGGCCGATGGCGATCCCGCCTACCGACCCGCCGAGGCGGGAACCACCGCGATCACCGCCCGCTTCCTGGTCGGCGGGTTCAGCGAGGCACTGGGCGCCCTGATCCAGGGGCCCGGTGAACAGGGCCGTGAAGCCGTGGTCGACCGCTGCACCGAGCTCTTCCTCGCCTGCGCCGGCGCCTGGCAGGGTCCCCCTGGTACTCGCGACGATCGAGCGGATACGGCGGGGTAGGCTCCGCAGAATCCAGCGGACGGTTTTCATGGCCGAGGTGAGGACTCGCCGCCGCGCTGGCGCATCCCGGCTTCGAAGCGCCCGATCGCGTCGGCGAGCATCGTGGTTCCGTCGATGGTGGTGTCGAGCAGGTCAGCCGCGTCACGGAAAGCGCCCCGCGCCCAGGTGGCGGCCAGGCCGTCGCGGGTGAGTTCGTTGTGCAGGGTCATTTGACGGCACCTGAAACCGGCGGCCTGCGCGTTACCTCCGACGTCTGCTTTCGACCAGGAGTGTGCCCACGTTGGCCGGGTCCGGTGCGGGCAGGACCCGTGCGTGGACCTCGGTGTAGCCGTGTCTGGTCAGGAGTTCGGTCCACTGGTCGGGGTGGTAGCTCCAGCGGGCCATCGCAACCTGTGCGCCGGTGTAGCCGGCGGCCCACATGCCGATGGCGCCGGTGGTGGTGTCGGGGATGTGGGGGGCGTGGGAGAACACCAGTCGGCCGCCGGGGGCAAGCCGGTCCAGCACGGCCGGGAGCAGGACGTTGGGGTCGGTGAACCACACGGCTCCCCAGATCGAGTAGATCGCGTCCCACCGCCGGTTGGTGGTGATGAGGAAGTCGAGCACGTCGCCCCGCTCGAAGTGCGCGTTGGCCAGCTCGCCCCAGCGAGCGTGGGCGGCCTCGACCTGAACCGGGGAGAGGTCTACACCGGTGGCGGTGATGCCCATGGTGGCCAGTGCCGCGACGGCGTTGCCGCGGCCGTGGCCGAGTTCCAGCGTGGTGAGCGGGTCGCCGAGCAACTCGTCCCCGGGCCCGTGACCTTCGTATTGGCACCAGCCGAAGGCGTTCTTCAGTGCGTCCTCGGGGGTTTCGTCGGCGACGCCGCGGCCGTAGCGATCCCAGTAGCCGGCCGGGTCGGTGATGGAAGGCATGGACGGGCAACGTACTCCCGCCGGTCGATCATGGCCCGTCGACCTGGCCCAGGTTGGTGTGCTGGCACGCTGGCGGGCCAGCACGCTACAGCCGCGCTGGCCCCGCCGGTCAGATGATTAGTGGCTGTCCGTGCCCGGGTGGCACGGCGAGCACTTCGTGAAGTCCGCTTCCCACAGCGGCCAGTCCACCGCGAATCCGCGCTCGGCGACCACCTCGGCGGTCCGCGCCACGGTGCCGTCGACCTTGCGCTCGACTTCGGGCACGTGGTGCAGGTACTCGCCCTGGTTGTATCGCCGGCAGAACTCGGCGTAGGGCTTCGTGTCCAGGATGAGCGTGTGCACGGCGATGTCCACCAGCTCCCCCGGTCCCAGCTCGCGGTGCTGGCCGCGCGGCTCCATCGCGGTGAGCAGGTAGGCCACGGCCTGCCCAAGCAGCCGTTCGGCCATACTCTGGTCGAACGGGTGGTCCCGCATCAACAGAGCGACTTCCTTGTTCCACACCTCGGGGGTCAGGTAGTCCTGTGGGTCGCGCAAGGCCACCGTCTCGGTGGACGGCGCGTCGAGGGTGCTCGTCATCGTCATGTCCCCTTTCCCGACTGGCCGGGCCATCGCCGCCCGACACGCACCCAGAGCACCACCAAGCGGTGGCACGCTGCCGCGGTTGTGCCAGGTTGACCAGCGGCTTTGTCGAGTTGACACGAATCCCTGGTCCGGGCCGACAGTGCTGAATAGGCTGGTTGGTTGCCTGGAGCCAGGCGGTAAAGGGGACGCCGATGACCCACGACGCCGTACGTGATCCCGGGGTGCGCGCCGCGCTGCGTACCGGCCAGCCCGGAGCCATCGTGCGCGCCGTCCGGCACACCCGCCACCTCACGCTCGCCCAGCTCGCCGTCCGCTGCCACACCACCGGCTCCCACCTGTCCCGGCTCGAACGCGGCCAGCGCGGGCCGCGCAGCGTCGGGGTCCTGCGGGCTCTGGCCACGCGCTGGATATCCCGCCGGCCTGGCTCGGCGTGGCCGACCCGCCACGCGCGTGCCTGCCGAACCCGCGATCAGCGACTACGCTGCACGGCATCCTGCCGCCCCCACGGAGGAAGCTGATCGGATGCGACGCCGCACCCTGCTCGCCGGTGCCACCGGCCTGGCCGGCACGGCCATCCCGGCACCGGCCACGCGCAGGGGCAAGCGCTCGAACATGCGCTCCTGCTGTCGCCAGCACGTCTCGACGCCGAGTCGCTCACCGAACCCCAACTCGCGCGACTGACCTCCGACCTGCGCACCCTGTTCGCCGCCGGGCGCTACCAACAGGTCGCCGACCAGCTTCCCCGCGCGGTGGCCGCAGCCAGGACCGCGAACCGGTATCTCGCCGATCTGTGGACCCTGACCAGCGAGATCGGCGTCAAGCTCAGTAATGACCTGATCTCTTGGACCGCCGCCGATCGTGCCGTCCAGGCCGCGCACCGTGCCGGCGACCAACTCGCTCATGCCACCGCCAGCCGGTCCTGGGCCATCGCGCTGCGCCGCACCGGCTACCGCGGCCTGGCCAACCGCGCCGTACTCGACACCGCTGCGGCACTGCAACCCGAACTACACCGCGGCCCCGGCTACCTCGCCTCCTACAGTGCCCTGACCAGCACCGCCGCCTACACCGCCGCCGGCGCCGGTGACCGCGATACCATGAACACCCTGCTCACCGAAGCCGCCGACACCGCCGAACACCTCGGCAATCCCGCCCGGGTGGCCATCCAGCTCTACCGTGTCAGCAGCGCCCGCGCCCTCGGCGACTACGGCACCGCGCTCCACACCGCCCGCCGCGTCCATCCCGACACCATCCCGACTGGCGAACGCCGAGCCCGCCACTGGGCCAACGTCGCCCGAGCACTCCACGCCTGGGACAAACCCACCGAGTGCTACCGCGCCCTCCTGGCCGCCGAGCACGCCGCCCCCGACGAAGTGCGCTACCGACCACCCATCCAGGCCATCACCCGAGATCTGCTGCGCTCACCCGCCGCGCCCACCCTGCGCGGCCTGGCTCACTTCGCCCACCGCACCGGCGTCACGTAGCTGGTGAACCGGTGTTGCGCGGGTGACGGCGGTTACGAGGGCTGTTCGGTGCGGCCGGCGCCGCGTCGCCGACGCCGGCAAACGCCGCGTCATCCTCGCCCACCACGCCGACGGCGAGTTCATCGGCACCATCGCCTGCGCCACCAAGCTGTCCACCGGCACGGTCAGACATATCCGCCGATTCTCGGCGGTTACTACGGGGACCTGACCCGGCAGCACTCTCAGATCGGGCGGGCGTCGATGGCCGTGCGCAGCTTCCGCCGCGTGTGCTCCACCCGCCGGGCCCGGTAGGCGATCGGGAAGTACCGCAGGCGTTCCGGCAGCAGCGGCACCGTGTAGGCGATCAGCCTGCCGAGCAGCCGCAGCCTGCGCTCGTCGCCATCCGTCCAGCGCAGGCCGAGCGCGCGCCGGGCGGGCTCCGGGGTGGTGCCCACGGTGACGAAATGCTGCAACCGCCCCACCGGCGCGGTCACGATCCGCCACAGCGGCACGAGCGTCCGCGGCAGCCCCAGCGGCGGCCCGATGTTCCTGATACCACTGAGGTAGTCCCGCGCGACGGTGCTCGGCCGTAACCGGTCTCGCACCACCTCGTCGAAGTACTCAACGAACTCGGCGTAGGTGGCCGGGATGTGCTGAGGCGGCACCGAGAAGTTCCGCAGAAGTTGCACCGTCTCGGTGTAGTAGTCCTCCTTCTCCCGCTCGGTCAGCGGGCGGCGGGCGAAGTACCGCGCACCCTCGAGGAACGCGTAGGCGCCGGTGAGCAGCACCCAGGCCCACGGGCCCGCGGACAGTGCGGTGTGCCGCGCGCCGTCCGCGTCGGTGGTGTTCAACGTCGCGTGCATCTCGCGCAGCCGGTCGGCCTCGCTCAGCGCCTCTGTGCCGCCGTACACCCACATCTGCACCGACGCGATACTGCGCAAGGCACGGCCGACCGGATCGGTGCGGAACGTCGAGTGCTCGTCCACCACCGCGGCGATGGTCGGTTCCATGGTCTGCAACAGGAATGCCGTACCCGCGGTCAGCGAGAAGGTGACCAGCCCGATCTCCTCCCACATCCGGCTGCCGGGCTCGATCGGGCGGCGTGGCGCCCGATCACCGACCGGTGTCGCAACCCGCTCTGCCTGTGTCACGTGCCCACCTTCTCCCATCTAGTAACACACGTTGGCAGATTAGGTATCTGGAAACGACCGTGTCAAGATTGCGGCGTCCTCGGCGCCGCCGGGTCAGAGCGTGATGCCCAGCACCGCTCCGCCGAGGGCGTAGACGACGACCGTGATCAGCACCAGGGAGATCACGTTCAGCCAGACCCCGCCCTTGATCATCTGGCCCATGGTGAGGTGCCCGGAACCGAAGGCGATGGCGTTCGGCGGGGTCGCGACCGGCAGCATGAACGCGCAGGTCGCGGCCAGCGCGGCCGGGATCACCAGCAACATCGGCCCGAACCCGAGCCCCACCGCGACCCCGGCCAGGATCGGGATGAACGCCGCCGCGGTGGCGGTGTTGCTGGTCAGCTCGGTGAGCAGCAGCACGAGTCCCGCGGTGATCAGCACGAGCAGCACCGTCGGCAGGGTGCCGAGCGCGCCCACCTGGTCACCGATCCACTCGCTCAGCCCGGTGTCGGTGAACTGGCTGGACAGGCTCAGCCCGCCACCGAACAGCAGCAGCACGCCCCAGGGCAGTTGCTTGGCGGTGTCCCAGTTCAGCGTCCGCACGCCCCTGGCCCCATCGACCGGCAGGATGAACAGCACCACGGCCACCGCCATGGCGATCCCGGCATCGGAGATCCGATCCAGCCAGGGCAGCGCCTCCGCGACGGCGTCGATGTCCGCGAAGGTGGGGATGAAGATCCAGCTCAGCGCCGCGGCCACGAACACGATGAGCGCGTTCCACTCACCCCGGCTCATCGGACCCATCTCGTCCAGTTGCTCGCGGATCAGCTCGCGGCCGCCGGGCAGGGTCTTCGACGCGGGCGGAAAGACGAACCGGGCCAGCACCAGCCAGGCCAGCACCAGCAGCACCACGGAAATCGGGACGCCGAAGAGCATCCACTGCCCGAAGCCGATCTCGATCCCGAAGTTGTCCTCGAGATAGCCGACCATGAAGGTGTTCGGCGGGGTACCGATGATGGTGCTCAGCGAGCCGATCGAGGCCGCGTAGGCGATCCCGAGCATCAGGGCGGTGGCGAAGTTGGTGTCCCCCTTGCCGCTGCCGAGCTGACCGACCAGCCCCAGCACCGACAGGCCGATCGGCAGCATCATCACGGTGGTCGCGGTGTTGCTGACCCACATGCTGATGAAGGCCGTGGCGATCATGAATCCGGCGATCAGCCGGACCGGACTCGTGCCGACGGCCAGCACCGTGCGCAGCGCGATCCGCTTGTGCAGGTTCCAACGTTGCATCGCCAGCGCCAGCATGAACCCGCCCATGAACAGGAAGATCACGTCATTGGCGTAGGGCGCGGCGGCGTCGTCGATGCTCGCCACGTTGAAGATCGGGAACAGCACCAGCGGCAGCAGCGCCGTCGCGGCCAGCGGCAACGCCTCGGTCATCCACCATGACGCCATCAGCACCGCCACGGCCGCGGTGGCCTTGCCCGCGGTCGACAGGCTGTCCGGCAGGACGAGGAAGACCAGCAACGCGAGGACCGGCCCCACCGCGAGACCGACCCACTGGCGTTTCACCGTCCCCGGCTTCAACGCCGTGGTCGCATCGTCCTGCACCTGTGACATCGCTCACCTCCGATTTCGAGTGCCGGAAATGTACCGCGAGATCACCATCCCGGTCACACCTTTACCGGCCCCCGGCGGCATCGTCCATAGTGATCGGATGCGGACCGGCGAGATCACCATCCGGCTGGACGGCCATACCCTGCGCTGTGCCGACGTCGCCATGGCCGCGGCGGCCACCGGCCCCCTGGCGCTCGAGGTGTCCCCGTACGCGCTGCGCACCGCCGAGCGAGCCTGGCGACTGGCCGAGGATCTCAGTTGCCACCGGACGGTCTACGGCCGTACCACCGGGGTCGGCGCCAACAAGGACGACACCGTGCAGGGCGAGGGCTCCACCGAGCACGGCCTGCGGTTGCTACGCAGCCACGCGGGCGCCGGTGGCGACCGGATGCCGGACGGTCAGGTCACCGCGATGATGGTGATCCGGCTGAACCAGCTACTCACCGGGCGCTCCGGAATCAGTCCCACCCTGATCGCCGCGCTGGCCGACGCGCTGCGCGCCGGCTCGCTGCCGCTGGTACATCGGCTCGGCGCGATCGGCACCGGTGACCTCACCCCGCTGGCCGAGACCGCGCTGGCGCTCGCCGGCGAGCACACCTGGTTACGGCATCCGATCCCGCCGGTGCCCGTGCACGCGGGCGACGCGCTGGCGTTCATGA
Proteins encoded in this region:
- the dacB gene encoding D-alanyl-D-alanine carboxypeptidase/D-alanyl-D-alanine endopeptidase, coding for MSRPWRSGWRFVLPAALLCALVIVPVGAPTAESDNPLGRDLSAILADPAFAGADVGLIVRRADSGEVLFDRRSRQRRQPASTGKLLTTTAALERLGPGHRFRTTVASTARRSGPVLSGDLYLRGGGDPTMLAADYQALAAEIADSGVRVVRGRLVADDSFFDDVRLGTGWAWDDEPYYYNAQTSALTIAPDTDYDAGSIVVRVTPGRRGAPAEVELEPANDYVEVVNSATTSAPGQPARIGVRRAHGDNIITVSGSIPEGGAPVRAYRAVWEPTGLAAAVFRDALARHGVRVLGETAGGVTPTGARVLAEHRSMAVGELLTPFLKLSNNMHAETLVKAMGKAESDRGTWPAGVEAVGSSLPSMGVDPNELFIVDGSGLSRMDQVAPAQLASLLLAAREEPWFDRFHAALPVAGVSDRMVGGTLRNRMRGTAAEGNVHAKTGSYTGVSALAGYVAAADGSELVFAMVSNQTLDNVRPLEDAVAVRLAQYEGANGSRKPAHIPAPRSAVEPAARHDLECSWLKAC
- the tesB gene encoding acyl-CoA thioesterase II; the protein is MTELARDAASALDTAHEAGGQPVLDRLIGLLDLEKIEENIFRGVSPAHSPVRVFGGQVAGQALVAAGRTVPEERKVHSLHAYFIRGGDPSVPIVYEVDRIRDGRSFTTRRVVAIQHGKAIFSLSASFQREEPGVEHAEAMPEVPGPESLPTLAERAAGYADRLGIHAQPRPIDLRYVNDPPWVTRESGEREARNRVWMRADGRLPDQQLLHVCVLTYASDMTLLDSVLARHGVYWDLDRVLGASLDHALWFHRPFRADEWFLYDCASPSASGARGLATGRFFTADGTLIATVVQEGLLRVLD
- the pyk gene encoding pyruvate kinase — protein: MSRRAKIVCTLGPATATAEKVRALVDAGMDVARMNFSHGSHRDHKQVYDMVRNAAAETGKAVGILADLQGPKIRLGTFAGGPVEWRTGDVVRITVEDVDGTHDRVSTTYKGLAEDAKPGDRLLVDDGKVAMVVQDVEGPDVVCEVTEGGQVSNNKGVSLPGMDVSVPALSEKDIEDLEFALGLGVDFVAMSFVRSPADIDQAHQVMDRLGRKRLPIIAKLEKPEAVHNLEAIVLAFDGVMVARGDLGVELPLEQVPLVQKRAIQIARENAKPVIVATQMLDSMINNSRPTRAETSDVANAVLDGADAVMLSGETSVGRYPIETVETMSRIVEAVERDSPAVPPLSHVPRTKRGVISYAARDIGERLNAKALVAFTQSGDTVRRLARLHTRLPLLAFTPEESVRSQLALTWGTATRIVPAVDSTDQMVRQVDHAMLEMGRHQEGDLVVIVAGSPPGTVGSTNLIRVHRLGEEDHA
- a CDS encoding DUF2461 domain-containing protein — translated: MSFDGFGEYAIDFYDGLVADNSKTYWNANVRTYRDDVRAPMEALLAELEPEFGDGFGKGKVFRPHRDVRFSKDKRPYKTHCGGVIEQGRGGGAYYVEVGPAGLRVGGGCFHLATDQLAAFRRAVDTELHGESLAGILDRLRAAGWTIAGEALRTKPRGFAADHPRIELLRHKSLYAVHTWEPDDALHERGCLDRVRAAWRQVRPFNEWARDHVGVSELPRR
- a CDS encoding TetR/AcrR family transcriptional regulator, whose translation is MTTTNQREYGGMSADARKARRRAELLRAGLDLLGTAGMPGLTVRGVVDRAQLAPRYFYESFSNIDELAIAVFDQVVREMIDTGLAAIAEAGTTLRARVHAGLGAVAGLLTGDPRKGRVLLIESMASPVLAPRRQEAAGTIARLVAEQADGDPAYRPAEAGTTAITARFLVGGFSEALGALIQGPGEQGREAVVDRCTELFLACAGAWQGPPGTRDDRADTAG
- a CDS encoding class I SAM-dependent methyltransferase, whose amino-acid sequence is MPSITDPAGYWDRYGRGVADETPEDALKNAFGWCQYEGHGPGDELLGDPLTTLELGHGRGNAVAALATMGITATGVDLSPVQVEAAHARWGELANAHFERGDVLDFLITTNRRWDAIYSIWGAVWFTDPNVLLPAVLDRLAPGGRLVFSHAPHIPDTTTGAIGMWAAGYTGAQVAMARWSYHPDQWTELLTRHGYTEVHARVLPAPDPANVGTLLVESRRRR
- a CDS encoding glycine-rich domain-containing protein, whose amino-acid sequence is MTSTLDAPSTETVALRDPQDYLTPEVWNKEVALLMRDHPFDQSMAERLLGQAVAYLLTAMEPRGQHRELGPGELVDIAVHTLILDTKPYAEFCRRYNQGEYLHHVPEVERKVDGTVARTAEVVAERGFAVDWPLWEADFTKCSPCHPGTDSH
- a CDS encoding helix-turn-helix domain-containing protein, with protein sequence MTHDAVRDPGVRAALRTGQPGAIVRAVRHTRHLTLAQLAVRCHTTGSHLSRLERGQRGPRSVGVLRALATRWISRRPGSAWPTRHARACRTRDQRLRCTASCRPHGGS
- a CDS encoding oxygenase MpaB family protein, which encodes MTQAERVATPVGDRAPRRPIEPGSRMWEEIGLVTFSLTAGTAFLLQTMEPTIAAVVDEHSTFRTDPVGRALRSIASVQMWVYGGTEALSEADRLREMHATLNTTDADGARHTALSAGPWAWVLLTGAYAFLEGARYFARRPLTEREKEDYYTETVQLLRNFSVPPQHIPATYAEFVEYFDEVVRDRLRPSTVARDYLSGIRNIGPPLGLPRTLVPLWRIVTAPVGRLQHFVTVGTTPEPARRALGLRWTDGDERRLRLLGRLIAYTVPLLPERLRYFPIAYRARRVEHTRRKLRTAIDARPI
- a CDS encoding SLC13 family permease, with translation MSQVQDDATTALKPGTVKRQWVGLAVGPVLALLVFLVLPDSLSTAGKATAAVAVLMASWWMTEALPLAATALLPLVLFPIFNVASIDDAAAPYANDVIFLFMGGFMLALAMQRWNLHKRIALRTVLAVGTSPVRLIAGFMIATAFISMWVSNTATTVMMLPIGLSVLGLVGQLGSGKGDTNFATALMLGIAYAASIGSLSTIIGTPPNTFMVGYLEDNFGIEIGFGQWMLFGVPISVVLLVLAWLVLARFVFPPASKTLPGGRELIREQLDEMGPMSRGEWNALIVFVAAALSWIFIPTFADIDAVAEALPWLDRISDAGIAMAVAVVLFILPVDGARGVRTLNWDTAKQLPWGVLLLFGGGLSLSSQFTDTGLSEWIGDQVGALGTLPTVLLVLITAGLVLLLTELTSNTATAAAFIPILAGVAVGLGFGPMLLVIPAALAATCAFMLPVATPPNAIAFGSGHLTMGQMIKGGVWLNVISLVLITVVVYALGGAVLGITL